Proteins encoded in a region of the Drosophila gunungcola strain Sukarami chromosome 3L unlocalized genomic scaffold, Dgunungcola_SK_2 000005F, whole genome shotgun sequence genome:
- the LOC128259380 gene encoding 20-hydroxyecdysone protein has product MKSFYLILAFLAVSQGRVLNIPVAIVEDQAKPVALPLVKEDIKPEEIKVVVQEEKAKDLKEEIKPEVKPEIKEEIKPEIKEEIKTEVETEIKEQTKPEIKEEIKPEIKEELKEQIKPEIKDAVKPVINEELKEQIEEQIKQQIKEKPLELKEKSLEIVKEQPEEIKQQTSEVKEQAAPTVLKEAIPEQEEIQDAAQPQVRQATQATPTQQSTTQGNFVQQLIQNSPIGQFLNQFQPQPANNPAPPAAAVVPLQTQADEVATPAPTVPGFLNPQAAITSAQQAVQNAAQSAVNATTQAFQGIQQFASNLGNQFQNTLSSLTGQQQAAVATTPRPPGPIQQFVNNVFGGNSNATAAAAPAAQQSGNPLQGIINFLGGNRPQNAPPASPATQAPEKPAVDDKIDPAKDEVQEFVPETDNEIRSSGEAIDDSFEEAGVPSNEVIVVNDDAGDVVDPVPNQPLTNDAVAL; this is encoded by the coding sequence ATGAAGTCTTTTTATTTGATCCTGGCTTTTCTGGCTGTAAGCCAAGGCAGAGTGCTGAATATCCCTGTGGCCATTGTCGAGGATCAGGCTAAGCCAGTGGCTTTACCTTTGGTTAAGGAGGACATCAAGCCAGAGGAAATTAAAGTTGTGGTTCAGGAAGAAAAGGCCAAGGATCTGAAGGAGGAAATTAAGCCGGAAGTTAAGCCGGAAATTAAGGAGGAGATTAAGCCCGaaattaaagaagaaattaaaacagaAGTTGAGACCGAAATTAAAGAGCAGACTAAGCCTGAAATTAAAGAAGAGATTAAGCCAGAAATTAAGGAGGAGCTTAAAGAGCAGATTAAACCCGAAATTAAGGATGCTGTAAAGCCAGTCATTAACGAGGAGCTTAAAGAGCAGATTGAAGAACAAATTAAGCAGCAGATCAAGGAAAAACCCTTGGAGCTGAAAGAAAAATCTCTGGAAATAGTTAAGGAGCAACCCGAGGAGATTAAACAACAGACTTCGGAGGTCAAAGAGCAAGCTGCTCCAACTGTTTTAAAGGAGGCAATCCCGGAGCAGGAGGAGATTCAGGATGCAGCCCAGCCTCAAGTTCGCCAGGCCACCcaggccacgcccacccaGCAGAGCACCACGCAGGGCAACTTTGTGCAGCAATTGATCCAGAATTCCCCCATCGGTCAGTTCCTGAATCAGTTCCAGCCTCAGCCAGCCAACAATCCGGCTCCtccggctgctgctgttgtgccACTTCAGACCCAAGCCGATGAGGTAGCAACTCCAGCTCCCACGGTTCCCGGTTTCCTCAATCCCCAGGCTGCCATCACTTCCGCCCAACAGGCTGTGCAAAATGCAGCCCAGAGTGCCGTGAATGCCACCACTCAGGCCTTCCAGGGCATCCAGCAGTTCGCCAGCAATCTGGGCAATCAGTTCCAGAACACTTTGTCCAGTCTGACAGGTCAACAGCAGGCGGCTGTGGCCACCACGCCACGTCCACCAGGTCCCATTCAGCAGTTCGTGAACAATGTTTTTGGGGGCAATAGCAATGCCACGGCTGCCGCTGCTCCGGCTGCCCAGCAAAGTGGCAATCCCCTCCAGGGAATCATCAACTTCCTGGGTGGCAATCGCCCGCAGAATGCACCACCAGCCTCGCCAGCAACTCAGGCCCCGGAAAAACCAGCTGTCGATGACAAAATCGATCCTGCCAAGGATGAGGTGCAGGAGTTTGTCCCCGAAACCGACAATGAAATACGTTCGAGTGGCGAAGCCATCGATGATTCCTTCGAGGAGGCTGGAGTTCCATCCAATGAGGTCATTGTGGTCAACGATGATGCCGGCGATGTCGTCGATCCTGTCCCGAATCAGCCACTAACCAACGATGCAGTGGCTCTCTAG